The Besnoitia besnoiti strain Bb-Ger1 chromosome IV, whole genome shotgun sequence genome contains a region encoding:
- a CDS encoding hypothetical protein (encoded by transcript BESB_054340), whose product MEISAKAPSQGVESRPRLSSAGSHEAEPRGQKPSGPSQVGDRVSPPSPSQAGRWRGGLRTARVCEPSIAEPSEAVAKAVASPAVAEVPAQTDRDRPGDRCERGQNGKESLGSDELAAATPESPNEPFLFSGELPSDRQPPSSSESSSSLSVSSSTSVSSVTVSSSDSSTVSSQSVSLASSLSLSPPASLWSASSPSCLLEPPLPAAGLSPTSSVKCQERPGVTMRRSTRLQVSAVSQSQQVAFSPSAGLVARPTAPAGTRGRKARLGAPSFASSLASGATGSAGGLSGVSLLPLPLGSAVGGRRQGRKRRSQGLPQEARESTVETSAGDGASPLSPASAQKRERGKRVKVEGGKQEPFSVGPVSSDARVSLSPAASSIASSRRPQQRSPSSGSSSFPFFLQEESGNSLDCTLAPHASDAPWHHPLWPASAPRPPCLARDSPVWGGASASLAARERQNWQAFFARWVATTFGARAAREPSLPRSAEGEEAAVSAGGEGERSGAASEADHVGAAAVDIRLLFNCLLYGHPQGLFKRKEAGAEAPRGKRRRTEEGHAATQHQRAVPASASSATPPAAQPSQGGSSEPVGSGGKSALRDPSAARREAAVASTGSAGDGTARDGRDVQGEAMSCTSPALIPCRLFFSPAPPAPLAPRRRQPTSLSARYRRMYGARDGRDLLQVYRHLTKLCLSAGDGSSSANSGDSEKATAESDQRGESDVEVMEAVQPTGRRQKGLAEAEEGPRRAVVAPASSALQTQEGRRGKGHGVKTATEEDETACLEGERCDRRKRRAGCEGHSEKTTDKRRWEMALQVLSRLKVGHSCEAIFLGLGDLPFANRKKLFFRRIFNFRWSPKKKLSASPLPLAPCDAPANAAQAADAASPSASGASGSADTGNAKASATPGASPREETKQACANESRSGRGKKKDESKRALASSASPPPPKWQKRTNQECKETAPWATLVDPADSQSLFLSSWPSLAPHVEAEDASGCGGSTVATEEASGERTGGDRHREVSVTSSGSVRVSSAGAKRVALEAPPRPYRPLCLLSLLHMSRLVRRAQFLRYLREQMEPECASLLHLLLLKGHLRVKCDHDSDRRVEFDRHVSWLLSRLPGDPQLLRYAWWGRGGSPGLQRGLQISEKKGDPAAQWMSFPPLHSPPSLYPAPAAPNAGPAPSRTALAHPAEGRADRPARSDDGDRALEDAAAVGAALAAAAAGAINGPTPGIRWGGGLPEGLTSRLRGRGSSGDRDTGADTGKGGVTASGAGAAVVVGTATSGGAAGLQSGPVLGSSQRRLLRLFRRVCPADVLHRALTTGSVSLSWPTATELQVLRLPELLLDQQVMRLADAFVWSFEGWVGNLVAVAPFLNVYTPHRRTQIGIKKRLGVRQLPNALLTKGSPPPPADFDDAHSSSSSSGVSRPFSASGPVPGLPLSPQTVSAAKDQNGSGGARKRRRVAARETEDAGVA is encoded by the exons ATGGAGATTTCGGCGAAGGCTCCAAGCCAGGGCGTAgagtcgcgcccgcggctgtcCTCCGCCGGCAGCCACGAGGCAGAGCCCAGGGGCCAGAAGCCGAGCGGCCCGAGCCAGGTCGGAGACCGAGTCTCGCCTCCATCTCCCTCTCAGGCGGGCAGATGGCGAGGGGGGCTGCGCaccgcgcgcgtgtgcgagCCGTCAATTGCAGAGCCGAGCGAGGCTGTGGCGAAGGCCGTCGCCAGTCCGGCGGTCGCGGAAGTCCCGGCGCAGACAGACCGCGACAGGCCAGGAGACAGGTGCGAACGCGGACAGAACGGGAAGGAGAGTTTGGGGTCGGACgagctggcggccgcgaccccTGAATCGCCCAACGAACCCTTCCTCTTTTCTGGCGAGTTGCCCTCTGAcaggcagccgccgtcgtcctccgagagttcttcgtcgctctcAGTTTCTTCCTCGACTTCTGTCTCGTCCGTgactgtctcttcttcagaCTCCTCAACTGTCTCCTCTCAGTCGGTTTCCTtggcgtcgtctctctctttgtcgcctcccgcctctctgtggtctgcctcctcgccctcttgtCTCCTGGAGCCCCCGCTGCCGGCAGCAGGTCTGTCTCCCACCTCGTCGGTGAAGTGCCAAGAGAGGCCTGGCGTGACCATGaggcgcagcacgcggcTGCAGGTATCTGCTGTCTCGCAAAGTCAGCAAGTCGcgttctctccctccgcagGTTTGGTCGCGCGTCCaaccgcgcctgcaggcaccCGCGGCCGCAAGGCTCGTCTGGGCGCGCCGTcattcgcctcttctctggcTTCGGGGGCCACCGGGTCTGCGGGCGGGCTCTCAGGCGTCTCCCTTCTTCCCCTCCCGCTGGGGAGCGCGgtcggaggcagacgacaggggcggaagaggcgcagtCAGGGTCTCCCGCAGGAAGCCAGGGAGTCCACCGTAGAGAcaagcgccggcgacggggcgtctccgctgtcgcctgcttctgcccagaagcgcgagagaggaaagcgagtGAAGGTCGAGGGGGGGAAGCAGGAGCCGTTTTCGGTGGGGCCTGTCTCCAGCGACGcccgtgtgtctctctcgccagccgcgtcgTCCATCGCCAGTTCCCGCCGACCGCAGCAgcgttcgccgtcgtcgggcTCATCTTCTTTCCCTTTCTTTCTTCAAGAGGAGAGCGGCAACTCGCTGGATTGCACGCTCGCGCCTCACGCTTCAGACGCGCCCTGGCATCACCCGCTGTGGCCGGCCAGCGCGCCCCGGCCGCCCTGTCTGGCTCGCGACTCGCCCGTGTGGGGGGGagcctcggcctcgctggcggcgcgcgagagacagaactggcaggccttcttcgcgcgctggGTCGCGACGACCTTCggggcgcgtgcggcgcgcgagcctagtctgccgcgaagcgcggaaggtgaagaggcggcggtgtccgcaggcggagagggcgagagaagcggcgcggcctcagaGGCCGATCACgtgggcgctgcagcggtcGACATTCGCCTGCTTTTCAACTGTCTCCTTTACGGCCACCCACAGGGTCTCTTCAAACGCAAAgaagcaggcgccgaggccccGAGAGGCAAAAGGCGGAGAACCGAGGAGGGgcacgccgcgacgcagcaccAGCGCGCCGtgcccgcctccgcttcgtccgccactccccccgccgcgcagccttcgCAGGGCGGCAGCAGTGAACCTGTGGGCAGCGGGGGCAAGTCTGCGTTACGCGATCCAAGCGCGgcaaggcgagaggcggccgtcgcatcgaccggcagcgcgggcgacggaaCAGCGCGAGACGGGAGGGACGTGCAGGGGGAGGCGATGAGCTGCACTTCCCCCGCCTTGATACCTtgccgcctcttcttttctccagcgccccccgccccgctcGCGCCCAGAAGACGGCAACCGACGAGTCTCTCGGCGCGTTATCGGCGCATGTACGGGGCCCGTGACGGGCGAGACCTCCTTCAGGTGTACCGGCACTTGACAAAGCTGTGTCTttctgcaggcgacgggAGCTCAAGCGCAAACTCCGGCGATtcggagaaggcgacagccGAATCAGACcagaggggagagagcgacgtcGAGGTGATGGAGGCGGTGCAGCCGACAGGCAGGAGACAGAAAGGCCTTgcagaggccgaagaggggccgcggcgggccgtcgtcgccccggcgtcctctgctcTTCAGACTCAAGAGGGTCGCAGAGGAAAGGGCCACGGCGTGAAAACAGCaacagaggaggacgagacGGCGTGCCTGGAGGGGGAGAGATGCGACAGGCGCAAGAGGCGAGCAGGTTGCGAAGGGCACTCGGAAAAAACGACGGATAAGAGACGGTGGGAAATGGCCCTACAGGTTCTCTCGAGACTGAAGGTCGGACACAGCTGTGAAGCCATTTTCCTCGGGCTTGGTGATCTCCCTTTTGCCAACCGAAAAaagctcttcttccgccgcatCTTCAATTTCCGCTGGAGCCCCAAGAAGAAattgtctgcgtcgcctctgcctctggcCCCCTGCGACGCTCCCGCCAATGCCGCCCAGGCAGCTGAcgcagcctcgccttccgcgtcagGTGCGTCGGGTTCCGCCGACACCGGGAACGCCAAGGCCTCGGCCACCCCCGGCGCGTCTCCCAGGGAGGAGACCAAACAGGCTTGCGCGAACGAAAGCCGGAGTGGAcgaggaaaaaagaaggaCGAGTCTAAGAGGGCCCTGGCCTCgtcggcttcgcctccgcctccaaaATGGCAGAAAAGGACCAACCAGGAGTGCAAAGAAACTGCGCCGTGGGCGACGCTGGTCGATCCGGCGGATTCCCAgtcgctcttcctctcttcgtgGCCCTCCCTGGCGCCGCACGTGGAGGCGGAAGATGCCAGCGGCTGTGGCGGTTCAACTGTGGCGACCGAAGAGGCGTCAGGAGAGAGGACAGGCGGGGATCGTCAtcgggaagttagcgtcaCGTCGTCTGGCTCCGTGCGAGTCTCCTCTGCAGGGGCGAAGCGCGTTGCGCTCGaggctccgcctcgtccgTACCGTCCCTTGTGTCTCCTGTCGCTTCTGCATATGTCTCGGCTAGTGCGCCGAGCGCAGTTTCTCCGGTATTTGAGAGAGCAGATGGAGCCCGAGTGCGCCTCGCTTCTCCACCTGCTTCTCCTCAAGGGCCACCTACGTGTCAAGTGCGACCATGACTCCGACCGCCGCGTTGAGTTCGATCGCCACGTGTCGTGGCTGCTCTCCCGGCTTCCAGGCGACCCGCAGCTCCTGCGGTACGCCTGGTGGGGGCGTGGCGGGTCTCCTGGCCTCCAGCGCGGTCTGCAGATCtcggagaagaagggcgaccCTGCGGCCCAGTGGATGTCCTTTCCGCCGCTCCACTCCCCGCCCTCGCTTTaccccgcgccggcggcaccCAACGCGGggccggcgccttctcgcacGGCCCTAGCCCACCCGGCCGAGGGGCGTGCGGATCGCCCAGCGCggagcgacgacggagacagggctctcgaggacgcggccgcggtcggcgcggcactcgccgcggcagccgcaggcgccatCAACGGCCCCACTCCGGGGATCCGATGGGGCGGGGGCCTCCCCGAAGGGCTGACGTCCAGGCTCCGGGGCCGCGGCTCTTCTGGCGACAGAGACACCGGCGCGGATACAG GAAAAGGAGGGGTAACTGCGAGCGGTGCGGGCGCAGCTGTGGTGGTCGGCACCGCGACGTCTGGCGGGGCGGCAGGACTTCAAAGCGGGCCTGTGCTGGGAAGTTCTCAGCGCCGGCTACTCCGCCTCTTCCGGCGCGTGTGCCCTGCCGACGTCCTTCATCGGGCTCTGACGACCGGAAGTGTCTCTCTTTCGTGGCCCACAGCGACAGAGCTGCAGGTGCTGCGTTTGCCGGAACTTCTGCTGGATCAACAG GTGATGCGTCTCGCAGACGCCTTTGTATGGTCGTTTGAGGGCTGGGTAGGAAATTTGGTGGCGGTCGCGCCGTTCCTGAATGTCTATACACCGCACCGTCGCACGCAAATCGGGATAAAGAAGCGTCTCGGTGTGCGACAGCTGCCTAACGCGCTTCTGACAAAGGGCTCGCCACCCCCGCCAGCCGACTTCGACGACGCGCACtcgagcagcagctccagTGGCGTCTCGCGTccgttctctgcgtctggcCCCGTACCGGGCCTTCCACTCTCTCCGCAGACTGTCTCGGCCGCCAAAGATCAGaacggcagcggaggcgcccgaaagcgacgaagagttgccgcacgcgagacggaagacgcaggcgtgGCGTGA